A part of Saccopteryx bilineata isolate mSacBil1 chromosome 10, mSacBil1_pri_phased_curated, whole genome shotgun sequence genomic DNA contains:
- the LOC136314376 gene encoding toll-like receptor 9 isoform X1 — translation MGPGCGAQLPLSLLVQAAVLAVALAEGALPAFLPCELNAPGQVNCEWLFLTSVPVFPASAPLGNVTSLSLRCNRIRHLHLRDFEQLSSLRQLDLKWNCPPSSLSIMQWSCHMTIEHGTFLAMPILEVLNLSYNNITTMPALPSTLTHLILSRTNILAIGPTTFAGLHALSHLYMDGNCYYKNPCGRAVQVAPGALLGLGNLTYLSLKYNNLTVVPRRLPPSLQSLLLSYNRIVSLGPDDLANLTALRVLDVGGNCRRCDHARNPCVECPKGFPNLHPDTFSHLSHLEGLVLSDSSLYNLSTSWFRGLGNLSVLDLSENFLYECITHTRAFQGLRKLRKLNLSFNYHKGVSYAHLRLSPSFGSLLSLRQLDMTGIFFRSLDKDTLRPLTHLPELQNLTLQMNFINKAELSLFREFPSLRHVDLSNNRISGASGPPMASTAGADAGEEVWQPPGRLAPRPQDAPSSGDFKLSCENFSFSLDLSRNNLMTVQSKMFTGLSRLQCLQLSHNSISQAVNGSQFVPLTSLQVLDLSYNKLDLYHGSSFTELPRLRALDLSYNSQPFSMQGVGHNLSFVAQLPALRVLSLAHNGIHSRVSPELCSASLQALDFSGNVLNLMWKEGDMYLHFFRGLRQLTKLDLSQNHLHAVLPHILDNFPKSLRVLRLRDNYLAFFNWSSLTLLPKLEELDLAGNQLKALTNGSLPAGTRLQRLDFSRNIISFVARGFFAPAMRLRELNLSANALKTVEPSWFGSLVANLSVLDVSANPLHCACGASFVDFLLEVQAAVPGLSSRVKCGSPGQLQGRSIFAQDLRLCLDEALSWGCFGLSLLAVALGLAVPLLQQLCGWDLWYCFHLGLAWLPRPGRRRGADAPSYDAFVVFDKSQGAVADWVYNELRVRLEERRGRRALRLCLEERDWLPGKTLFENLWTSVYSSRKTLFVLARTDRVSGFLRASFLLAQQRLLEDRKDVVVLVILSPDARRSRYVRLRQRLCRRSVLHWPHQPRGQGSFWAQLGVALTRDNHHFYNRNFCRGPTTAE, via the exons ATG GGCCCCGGCTGTGGCGCCcagctccctctgtctctcctggttCAGGCCGCAGTGctggctgtggccctggccgaGGGCGCCTTGCCTGCCTTCCTGCCCTGTGAGTTAAACGCCCCTGGCCAAGTCAACTGCGAATGGCTGTTCCTGACATCTGTGCCCGTCTTCCCGGCATCCGCGCCCCTTGGCAACGTCACCAGCCTTTCCTTGCGCTGCAACCGCATCCGCCACCTGCACCTCCGCGACTTTGAACAGCTGTCCAGCCTGCGGCAGCTTGACCTCAAGTGGAACTGCCCGCCAAGCAGCCTCAGCATCATGCAGTGGAGCTGCCACATGACCATCGAGCACGGCACCTTCCTGGCCATGCCCATCCTGGAGGTGCTGAACCTTAGCTACAACAACATCACCACCATGCCTGCCCTGCCCAGCACCCTCACACACCTGATCCTGAGCCGCACCAACATCCTGGCTATCGGGCCCACCACCTTTGCGGGCCTGCATGCCCTGAGCCACCTGTACATGGACGGCAACTGCTACTACAAGAACCCCTGCGGCCGGGCTGTGCAGGTGGCCCCGGGCGCCCTCCTCGGCCTGGGCAACCTCACCTACCTGTCGCTCAAGTACAACAACCTCACGGTGGTGCCCCGCCGCCTGCCCCCCAGCCTGCAGAGCCTGCTGCTGTCCTACAACCGCATTGTCTCCCTGGGGCCCGACGACCTGGCCAACCTCACTGCCCTGCGTGTCCTGGACGTGGGCGGGAACTGCCGCCGATGTGACCATGCCCGCAACCCATGCGTGGAGTGCCCCAAGGGCTTCCCCAACCTGCACCCTGACACCTTCAGCCACCTGAGTCACCTGGAAGGCCTGGTGCTGAGTGACAGTTCTCTCTACAACCTGAGCACCAGTTGGTTCCGCGGCCTGGGCAACCTCTCCGTGCTGGACCTGAGTGAGAACTTCCTGTATGAATGCATCACCCACACCAGGGCTTTCCAGGGCCTGAGGAAGCTGCGTAAACTCAACCTGTCCTTCAACTACCACAAGGGGGTGTCCTATGCCCACCTGCGGCTGTCGCCCTCCTTTGGGAGCCTGCTGTCCTTGCGGCAGCTGGACATGACCGGCATCTTCTTCCGCTCGCTCGACAAGGACACGCTCAGGCCGCTGACCCACCTGCCGGAACTGCAGAACCTGACTCTCCAGATGAACTTCATCAACAAGGCCGAGCTCAGCCTCTTCCGGGAGTTTCCCAGCCTGCGCCACGTGGACCTGTCCAACAACCGCATCAGCGGGGCCTCGGGGCCTCCGATGGCCTCCACGGCGGGGGCAGACGCTGGGGAGGAGGTCTGGCAGCCGCCCGGGCGCCTCGCTCCGAGGCCCCAGGATGCCCCCAGCTCTGGGGACTTCAAGTTAAGCTGCGAGAACTTCAGCTTCTCCTTGGACTTGTCCCGGAACAACCTGATGACAGTGCAGTCAAAGATGTTCACCGGGCTGTCGCGCCTCCAGTGCCTGCAGTTGAGCCACAACAGCATCTCCCAGGCGGTCAACGGCTCCCAGTTCGTGCCGCTGACCAGCCTGCAGGTGCTGGACCTGTCCTACAACAAGCTGGACTTGTACCACGGGAGCTCGTTCACGGAGCTGCCGCGGCTGCGGGCCCTGGACCTCAGCTACAACAGCCAGCCCTTCAGCATGCAGGGCGTGGGCCACAACCTCAGCTTCGTGGCCCAGCTGCCCGCCCTGCGCGTCCTCAGCCTGGCGCACAACGGCATCCACAGCCGCGTGTCCCCGGAGCTCTGCAGCGCCTCGCTGCAGGCCCTGGACTTCAGTGGCAATGTCCTGAACCTCATGTGGAAGGAGGGAGACATGTACCTCCACTTCTTCCGCGGCCTGAGACAGCTGACGAAGCTGGACCTGTCCCAGAATCACCTGCACGCCGTCCTGCCACACATCTTGGACAACTTCCCCAAGAGCTTGCGGGTGCTGCGTCTCCGTGACAATTATCTGGCCTTCTTTAACTGGAGCAGCCTGACCCTCCTGCCCAAGCTGGAAGAATTGGACCTGGCTGGGAACCAGCTGAAGGCCCTGACCAACGGCAGCCTCCCTGCCGGCACCAGGCTCCAGAGGCTGGACTTCAGCCGCAACATCATCAGCTTCGTCGCCCGGGGTTTCTTTGCTCCGGCCATGAGGCTACGAGAGCTCAACCTCAGTGCCAACGCCCTGAAGACGGTGGAGCCCTCTTGGTTTGGCTCCCTAGTGGCCAACCTGAGCGTCCTGGACGTGAGCGCTAACCCTCTGCACTGTGCCTGTGGGGCGAGCTTTGTGGACTTCCTGCTGGAGGTGCAGGCGGCCGTGCCGGGGCTGTCCAGCCGAGTCAAGTGCGGCAGCCCGGGCCAGCTGCAGGGCCGCAGCATCTTTGCGCAGGACCTGCGTCTGTGTCTGGACGAGGCGCTGTCCtggggctgctttggcctgtCACTGCTGGCGGTGGCCCTGGGCCTGGCCGTGCCCCTGCTGCAGCAGCTGTGCGGCTGGGACCTCTGGTACTGCTTCCACCTGGGCCTGGCCTGGCTGCCCCGGCCGGGGCGCCGGCGGGGTGCGGACGCCCCGTCCTATGACGCCTTCGTGGTCTTCGACAAGTCTCAGGGCGCCGTGGCCGACTGGGTGTACAACGAGCTGCGTGTGCGGCTGGAGGAGCGCCGCGGGCGCCGGGCGCTCCGCCTGTGTCTGGAGGAGCGGGACTGGCTCCCGGGCAAGACGCTCTTCGAGAACCTGTGGACTTCCGTCTACAGCAGCCGCAAGACGCTGTTCGTGCTGGCGCGCACGGACCGGGTCAGCGGCTTCCTGCGAGCCAGCTTCCTGCTCGCGCAACAGCGCCTGCTGGAGGACCGCAAGGATGTGGTGGTGCTGGTGATCCTGAGCCCCGACGCCCGGCGCTCCCGCTACGTGCGGCTCCGCCAGCGCCTGTGCCGCCGCAGCGTCCTCCACTGGCCCCACCAGCCCAGAGGCCAGGGCAGCTTCTGGGCCCAGCTGGGcgtggccctgaccagggacaacCACCACTTCTATAACCGGAACTTCTGTCGGGGCCCCACCACGGCCGAGTAG